From the genome of Bacteroidota bacterium:
CATTCGAGCCGCCAACGTACGTAGAATATAAAACAGCGCTGCCTCCTGCATTAAATTTTGTAACAAAAACATCGCCAAGGCCGCCATTAAAAGTATTGTCATAGCACCCTACTGTAGTTGGAAAAGCCGCACTGTTTATTCTTCCGGTAACAAAAGCTTCGCCCGTATTATTTACAACAACTCCTTCTCCGGCTCCCTGATCTCCGAGAAATGTGGAATAGACCAATGCTGATCCGGCAGCGTTAAGTTTCAATAAAAATGGCTGTGATTGTCCTGCGTTAAAAGCAACATCAAATGCTCCTGCCGTGACAGGAAAATTAGCAGATCCTGTATTGCCTGTGACATAAGCATTCCCGGTATTATCAATCGTAATTCCATATCCCCTTTCACCACTGCTTCCACCAATATAAGTTCCGTAAATGATATCAGTACCATCCGGCCTCATTTTAAAAACAACAACATCCGTATTTGTGTTGTATGATGCATCATAGTTGCCTGGTTTAGTCGGAAATCCGGCCCCATCATACCAACCTGTTACATAAGCGTTGCCCAGATTATCGGAAGCAATATCATACGTATAACCCCAAATTAAGGGCCCTGAAAGCGGACCGGCAGCTCCGACATAAGTCGAATAAACTAATATCACGGGGTCAATTATGAGGTCGTATGCAGGATCAACAGATCCCTTGCAATAAAAACTCACTGTATTTTTATCTGACAAATTATAACATACATCTACTTCTTTCTTTACACCATTAATAAACTGGTACGAATATGGGGCGAGATCTGTTGCAGTACCCCAATCGGTTTTTATCTCAAGAGCTCCGTCTCTTTTAATGGTTATCTTTTTTACTCCTTCGAAATTCATTTTAATGTCATTGATCTTCCCTCCCGGCTTAACAACATAATCATACTTGATCTTGTTGCCGGATGAATAATAACGGGCATCTATCTTGTCATACAATTCGTGGTATCGGATCAGATTGTAATCGGGAGCATTTGTCACAAAACGGGATGGATCATTTCCGATCAGGTAATTGATCTTACTTTTCCGCTCGCCTTCCGATAAACATTGTACCTCTTTATTACAACCAAGAAATCTCATGTTCCAAACTAAATATTCATGGTCGTTACCCGAACGAGCGAATTCATTATCTGAATTGATCTTCATTTCACTCTCCACTTCCCTGACACTGGCATAACTTATACCATCCTTCATAAAATACATATGCACACCTGATGAAGCTGATTCAAATAATATGTCATCATTCCATTGTCCCATGTTTTTGCGAAAGCTGACTTGTAAATTCTGAAAGTTCAGTTCGATCTCCTTTTTCTTTGATTCTGACAAGTTGGATTTAGACAATCCTTTAGGAAAGTTATTTTGCCCCTTCAAACCGGTCAAAATAAAACCAAACAAAAAAAATACAAGGAATGATGCTTTTAAATTTGTCTTATGCAACATAAGTCTATGCTTGTGATATTATAATCAAAAATAGTTATTTCATGCCATATTAAAAGGTTCAGGGTGTACTGAGGTTTAGATTTATTGAACACCCGTTCTTGTCTCTAATATTAATGGTATGTGCTCCCGGACAAAGTTGATTTTTATACCTGTTCATATATCCATCCTGCCAATTATAATAGTAAGGACCGGTACCACCGCTTCCTGTCACCATTAACCATTCCTTACAACCGCAACCATTACAAGCAGCCGTGCCCTTAGTAAATAAGCCTGTCAAAGCAGGTGGTGAAATTATTGAGGTTGTAGTTGTTGAAGTGCAGCCTTTATTATCAGTCACTTTAACTGTATAAGTCCCTTGTATCAAT
Proteins encoded in this window:
- a CDS encoding SBBP repeat-containing protein, encoding MSESKKKEIELNFQNLQVSFRKNMGQWNDDILFESASSGVHMYFMKDGISYASVREVESEMKINSDNEFARSGNDHEYLVWNMRFLGCNKEVQCLSEGERKSKINYLIGNDPSRFVTNAPDYNLIRYHELYDKIDARYYSSGNKIKYDYVVKPGGKINDIKMNFEGVKKITIKRDGALEIKTDWGTATDLAPYSYQFINGVKKEVDVCYNLSDKNTVSFYCKGSVDPAYDLIIDPVILVYSTYVGAAGPLSGPLIWGYTYDIASDNLGNAYVTGWYDGAGFPTKPGNYDASYNTNTDVVVFKMRPDGTDIIYGTYIGGSSGERGYGITIDNTGNAYVTGNTGSANFPVTAGAFDVAFNAGQSQPFLLKLNAAGSALVYSTFLGDQGAGEGVVVNNTGEAFVTGRINSAAFPTTVGCYDNTFNGGLGDVFVTKFNAGGSAVLYSTYVGGSN